Proteins from one Pantoea cypripedii genomic window:
- the hcp gene encoding hydroxylamine reductase: protein MFCVQCEQTIRTPVATGCSYAQGMCGKTAETSDLQDLLIATLQGLSAWASEARKYDIIDHNIDSFAPRAFFSTLTNVNFDSFRIVGYAREAIAKREALKALCLSIDPRASVEHPMADLQLVSDDLGELQQQAGSYTPNKDKAAIGENILGLRLLCLYGLKGAAAYMEHAHVLGQYDNNIYARYHHTMAWLGTWPADVNALLECAMEIGQMNFSVMSILDTGETSAYGHPTPTQVNVKTVAGKCILISGHDLKDLFNLLQQTEGTGVNVYTHGEMLPAHGYPELRKFKHLVGNYGSGWQNQQVEFARFPGPIVMTSNCIIDPAPGAYDDRIWTRSIVGWPGVNHLEGDDFTPVIQQAQQLNGFIYDEIEHLITVGFGRQTLLGAVDTLLDLVSREKLRHVFLLGGCDGSRGERNYFTDFATQVPDDCLILTLACGKYRFNKLDFGNIEGLPRLVDAGQCNDAYSAIILAVTLAEKLGCGVNDLPLSLVLSWFEQKAIVILLTLLSLGVTNIVTGPTAPGFLTPDLLAILNEKFGLRQITTVEQDMQQLLSA from the coding sequence ATGTTCTGTGTGCAATGTGAGCAAACTATTCGAACTCCGGTAGCTACAGGCTGTTCTTATGCCCAGGGTATGTGTGGCAAAACCGCCGAAACATCTGATCTTCAGGATTTGTTAATTGCTACGCTGCAGGGGCTTTCAGCCTGGGCCAGCGAAGCCCGGAAATACGACATTATCGACCATAATATTGATAGCTTCGCACCACGAGCGTTTTTCTCCACGTTAACCAATGTCAATTTTGACTCCTTCCGTATCGTGGGTTACGCGCGGGAAGCCATTGCAAAACGTGAAGCGCTTAAGGCGCTGTGTCTGTCGATTGATCCTCGCGCCAGCGTAGAACACCCAATGGCCGATTTGCAGCTGGTGAGCGACGATTTAGGCGAATTGCAACAGCAAGCTGGCAGCTATACACCAAACAAGGATAAAGCGGCGATCGGCGAAAATATTCTGGGTTTGCGTTTGTTATGTCTGTACGGCCTGAAAGGCGCAGCCGCGTACATGGAACACGCCCATGTGCTGGGCCAGTACGACAACAATATTTATGCCCGCTACCATCACACCATGGCCTGGCTGGGTACCTGGCCTGCTGATGTCAACGCATTGCTTGAATGTGCGATGGAAATTGGCCAGATGAATTTCAGTGTCATGAGTATTCTCGACACGGGAGAAACCAGCGCTTATGGACATCCTACTCCCACACAGGTCAACGTCAAAACAGTAGCCGGAAAATGCATTCTGATTTCCGGACACGACCTCAAAGATTTATTTAACCTGTTACAGCAAACTGAAGGAACAGGCGTGAACGTCTATACCCACGGTGAAATGCTGCCCGCACACGGTTATCCGGAGCTGCGTAAGTTTAAACATTTAGTCGGGAACTACGGTTCTGGCTGGCAGAATCAACAGGTGGAATTTGCCCGTTTTCCTGGCCCGATTGTGATGACTTCAAACTGCATCATCGATCCCGCCCCTGGCGCTTATGACGACAGAATCTGGACGCGTAGCATTGTTGGCTGGCCTGGTGTTAATCATCTGGAAGGGGATGACTTCACTCCAGTGATTCAGCAGGCGCAGCAACTCAACGGATTTATTTACGACGAAATCGAACATCTGATTACCGTTGGATTTGGTCGTCAGACATTACTGGGGGCGGTGGACACGCTGCTCGATTTGGTGAGTCGGGAAAAATTGCGCCACGTTTTTCTGCTGGGTGGTTGTGACGGCTCGCGCGGAGAACGTAACTACTTTACGGACTTTGCTACTCAGGTGCCGGATGACTGTCTGATCCTGACGCTGGCATGTGGTAAATACCGCTTTAACAAACTCGACTTCGGCAACATTGAAGGTCTGCCACGTCTGGTGGATGCTGGCCAGTGCAATGATGCTTATTCAGCCATCATTCTCGCCGTAACCCTGGCGGAGAAACTGGGTTGTGGGGTTAACGATCTGCCGCTATCGCTGGTGCTGTCCTGGTTTGAACAAAAAGCGATAGTTATTTTGCTTACGCTGCT
- a CDS encoding inverse autotransporter beta domain-containing protein has protein sequence MTERTKTRGFRWQTLVILFHYLFTLLVFSLPVPVNADKGRDPRLPISNPGEQTVQISTLATQDQSAGDDNQPFRDRMVQFWGTAQNASTTEAARSTTNSYLSGLLTSEVEKWLNMPGAKARFTLDAGLTGSHYRDVGLDYFYPLMEWQDNTLFTQLSFHRWNDRNQLNIGLGLRHDINDHWLVGGNVFYDRDISRRHNRMGVGGEVWGERVRSSINYYQPLSNWHLSKDNSLNDDLLRYSLYERPARGWDFNIETAASKHVAIKGTYFQWYGDKVDVNGTRSQASRDPRGATFGARWQPVPLLSMNAEYSAISGQDNDARLGLALNWQFGRTLSQMLNPAESTALPLLKEARHDFVMRNNNIILAYQQRDKKLRLYFEPQSLSTRAGSEPFIHAVKGGRSGFIVYHSSQPDVVQLVNEQAGLVAPLKRGEVIISAEEYQDASKTKLYDRAEYRLTVQPGDYAPAVTNVRISGESTIGNTLTGSYTFMTNEGEDEAEQKSTQRWYRANAPGEVLSVTSQYQLTAADAGAMLIYEVTPVNKAGLQGVPASAQQIGPLLSVNSLIISGVTGGGELLEDGRIKFKAGDSGTLFFEAKVEDKDGKPAQDQPVYWSHGNPDLGQLEHTRQMTNSNGKSLVKFNNVTSGGEDTIIASLQPDVEKLRVMSDTVNMKKLPFTVTFSAATNIRFVNPPQEVTVGSKADFTVQVTDQENSAMENVALQITSQGKTSSYVTGKEGKASFSLTAPLSTEPAKWQVEAKMSGNTESGDEAIIALMADGTHAQVTELKATPASAAAGSAVTLSAVVKDRHGNAVKNAQVEFLSAATGGTLLTTLATDGKGEVSFPEYTQTEAKIYHPAARVSGGTAKATAVTFTADGTDAQVTELKATPASAAAGSAVTLSAVVKDRHGNAVENAQVEFLSAATGGTLLTTLATDGRGEVSFPDYTQTEAKIYHPAARVSGGTAKATAVTFTADGTDAQVTELRATPASAAAGSAVTLSAVVKDRHGNAVENAQVEFLSAATGGTLLTTLATDGRGEVSFPEYTQTEAKIYHPAARVSSGTAKATAVTFTADGTDAQVMELKATPASAAAGSAVTLSAVVKDRHGNAVENAQVEFLSAATGGTLLTTLATDGRGEVAFPEYTQTEAKIYHPAARVSGGTAKATEVTFTPGAVVNLELKRAFTGDLLADGNTKASWKVTARDVHQNLVPAAALSWQVKGPISNVIFSKDDATNEKGEGLLTVTLPTKDGSLDVVVQQGSVKANDSTILLPVLKLVSLAASSDSPLVGKDLTMTALVTNLAGDPQKDVVVDFTNDRKEWMTEAADVQTDAEGIARTILRIVPGKELGAPGNYVVTAALKDKPSEKQTKAISWQVNMAGVQIKEFKAAPATTEVGKKVALSATVQDNYGNPIQNVEVEFLSSMANGAVMATLSTNDHGMATYPDYTLTQAGEYYPAARVVGNTAKETKVTFTVDVAGAQVTELKADPASVSAGKSVKLLATVQDKYGNLVRNGQARVIFLTSKSGAALPGEPIATNGEGVADYSYSQQNRGEYKPAARVGNTTAKEVTVWFLGTPSITSVFVKPGGPIAAGDALLGSYSGFDSQGTGSDNSRYQWYKRKLGTSNWIAIDKSDAKEKLFRTDATLAGFEVQVGVTPKGSMQSTLGEEKFSSIVKVYGVPSITSVNVSPKGTIATGVKITATHGGFDGKGTGSDDSMYQWLYRKLGESVWTEVGYPAGIQKTFTPNQSYGGYEVQVRVTAKGSEQPSLGNRLFSDVITVYGTPSIGSVGTSPNGTVTPNVKLTATYSSFDAQGTGNDSSLFQWYKRKQGDSAWVEADKSDAKQKIFTPDDRYVGFEVRVGVTPKGSSQSVTGEQKYSDPVKINNTIVPDPGLIEVTYTDGVTTVVGNQFRSDYVVTARQQGQLLADIPICLQFKDDIFPRVYQSRTGTNGTVPIVIMFEPDAVGFYISMQVRFAYCKDGNASIADFSRSRWVRMYNL, from the coding sequence ATGACTGAAAGGACTAAGACCCGCGGCTTTCGCTGGCAAACCCTGGTTATCTTGTTTCATTATTTGTTTACCCTGCTGGTATTTTCTTTACCGGTACCGGTTAATGCCGATAAGGGGAGGGATCCTCGTTTACCGATTTCAAACCCGGGTGAACAAACAGTTCAAATATCAACCCTGGCTACTCAGGATCAATCTGCTGGCGATGACAACCAGCCGTTTCGCGATCGTATGGTGCAATTCTGGGGAACGGCTCAGAACGCCAGCACAACAGAAGCGGCTCGGAGCACCACTAATAGTTACCTGAGCGGTCTGCTAACTTCAGAAGTGGAAAAATGGCTTAACATGCCTGGCGCCAAAGCGCGATTCACCCTGGATGCCGGGCTTACCGGTAGCCACTATCGGGATGTTGGGCTGGATTATTTCTATCCGTTAATGGAGTGGCAAGATAATACGCTTTTTACCCAACTCAGCTTTCATCGCTGGAATGATCGTAACCAGCTCAACATTGGTCTCGGACTACGCCACGATATTAATGACCATTGGTTAGTAGGTGGTAACGTCTTTTATGACCGTGATATTAGCCGCAGACATAATCGTATGGGAGTGGGAGGCGAAGTTTGGGGGGAAAGAGTACGCAGTTCCATTAACTACTATCAGCCATTGAGCAACTGGCATCTCTCTAAGGATAATAGCCTGAATGATGATCTGCTCAGGTACAGTCTATATGAGCGGCCAGCACGCGGCTGGGATTTCAATATTGAAACGGCGGCAAGCAAGCATGTGGCCATTAAAGGAACTTACTTTCAGTGGTATGGCGACAAAGTTGATGTGAACGGGACACGTTCCCAGGCAAGTCGTGATCCTCGCGGGGCGACTTTTGGCGCTCGCTGGCAACCTGTGCCGCTACTGAGTATGAATGCAGAATACAGTGCTATCAGTGGTCAGGATAATGATGCGAGGCTTGGTCTCGCACTCAATTGGCAGTTTGGTCGCACCTTATCCCAGATGTTAAATCCTGCGGAATCGACAGCGCTTCCTTTGTTAAAAGAGGCGCGCCATGATTTTGTCATGCGTAACAACAATATTATTTTGGCCTATCAACAGCGTGATAAAAAGTTGCGCCTGTACTTCGAACCTCAATCACTTTCTACCAGAGCGGGTAGCGAACCGTTTATTCATGCCGTGAAAGGTGGGCGGAGTGGATTTATTGTTTATCACTCAAGCCAGCCAGATGTAGTGCAGTTGGTGAATGAGCAAGCCGGGTTAGTTGCGCCCCTAAAACGGGGTGAAGTGATCATTTCTGCCGAAGAATATCAGGATGCCAGCAAGACAAAACTCTATGACAGAGCCGAGTATCGTTTGACCGTGCAACCTGGGGATTATGCACCAGCGGTTACCAACGTGCGTATCTCAGGTGAGTCAACTATAGGCAACACGCTAACAGGTAGTTACACCTTCATGACTAATGAAGGCGAGGATGAGGCAGAACAGAAATCAACACAGCGCTGGTATCGGGCGAATGCGCCGGGGGAAGTGTTATCCGTGACCAGTCAATATCAACTGACTGCCGCTGATGCCGGAGCGATGCTGATTTATGAAGTCACTCCGGTAAATAAAGCCGGATTACAGGGTGTGCCTGCCAGTGCCCAACAAATAGGGCCTCTGTTATCCGTCAATAGCCTGATTATATCTGGTGTGACTGGCGGTGGAGAGCTGCTGGAAGACGGTCGGATTAAATTTAAAGCTGGCGATTCTGGTACGTTGTTTTTTGAAGCCAAAGTAGAGGATAAAGACGGTAAACCAGCGCAGGATCAGCCAGTGTACTGGTCACATGGCAATCCGGACCTTGGGCAGCTTGAGCACACCAGGCAGATGACAAACAGCAATGGTAAGTCCCTGGTTAAATTCAACAATGTGACATCAGGGGGCGAGGATACCATCATAGCCTCCCTTCAGCCTGACGTGGAAAAACTTCGGGTGATGAGTGATACGGTGAATATGAAGAAGTTACCTTTCACTGTCACATTTAGCGCCGCAACGAATATCAGGTTTGTTAATCCTCCCCAGGAAGTCACAGTGGGTAGCAAAGCTGACTTCACCGTGCAGGTGACAGATCAGGAAAATTCAGCGATGGAAAATGTCGCACTGCAAATCACCAGCCAGGGAAAAACAAGTTCGTATGTAACAGGAAAAGAGGGCAAGGCATCGTTTTCGCTGACAGCGCCACTTAGCACTGAGCCTGCCAAGTGGCAAGTGGAGGCTAAAATGTCCGGGAACACAGAATCAGGTGACGAAGCGATTATTGCTCTGATGGCGGACGGCACCCACGCGCAGGTGACGGAGCTGAAAGCGACTCCGGCGAGCGCGGCGGCGGGCAGCGCAGTGACGCTGAGCGCGGTGGTGAAGGACCGGCACGGTAACGCGGTGAAAAACGCGCAGGTGGAGTTCCTGAGCGCGGCGACGGGCGGCACGCTGCTGACCACGCTGGCCACGGACGGAAAGGGTGAGGTGTCATTCCCGGAGTACACACAGACGGAAGCGAAGATCTATCATCCGGCGGCGCGGGTGAGCGGCGGCACGGCGAAGGCGACGGCGGTGACGTTCACGGCGGACGGCACTGACGCGCAGGTGACGGAGCTGAAAGCGACTCCGGCGAGCGCGGCGGCGGGCAGCGCAGTGACGCTGAGCGCGGTGGTGAAGGACCGGCACGGTAACGCGGTGGAAAACGCGCAGGTGGAGTTCCTGAGCGCGGCGACGGGCGGCACGCTGCTGACCACGCTGGCCACGGACGGGAGGGGTGAGGTGTCGTTCCCGGATTACACGCAGACGGAGGCGAAGATCTATCATCCGGCGGCGCGGGTGAGCGGTGGCACGGCGAAGGCGACGGCGGTGACGTTCACGGCGGACGGCACTGACGCGCAGGTGACGGAGCTGAGAGCGACTCCGGCAAGCGCGGCGGCGGGCAGCGCGGTGACGCTGAGCGCGGTGGTGAAGGACCGGCACGGTAACGCGGTGGAAAACGCACAGGTGGAGTTCCTGAGCGCGGCGACGGGCGGCACGCTGCTGACCACGCTGGCGACGGACGGGAGGGGCGAAGTGTCATTCCCGGAGTACACACAGACGGAAGCGAAGATCTATCATCCGGCGGCGCGGGTGAGCAGCGGCACGGCGAAGGCGACGGCGGTGACGTTCACGGCGGACGGCACTGACGCGCAGGTGATGGAGCTGAAAGCGACTCCGGCGAGCGCGGCGGCGGGCAGCGCGGTGACGCTGAGCGCGGTGGTGAAGGACCGGCACGGTAACGCGGTGGAAAACGCACAGGTGGAGTTCCTGAGCGCGGCGACGGGCGGCACGCTGCTGACCACGCTGGCGACGGACGGGAGGGGCGAGGTGGCGTTCCCGGAGTACACGCAGACGGAAGCGAAGATCTATCACCCGGCGGCGCGGGTGAGCGGCGGCACGGCGAAAGCGACTGAGGTAACGTTCACGCCTGGTGCAGTAGTGAATCTGGAGCTGAAGCGTGCTTTCACCGGAGATCTGCTGGCGGATGGAAACACTAAGGCTAGCTGGAAAGTAACGGCGCGGGACGTGCATCAAAACCTGGTACCTGCCGCAGCACTGTCGTGGCAGGTCAAGGGGCCGATTAGTAACGTCATCTTTAGCAAAGATGATGCGACTAATGAAAAAGGTGAGGGATTGCTTACGGTTACGTTGCCAACAAAGGACGGTTCTCTGGACGTGGTGGTGCAGCAAGGCAGTGTCAAAGCTAACGACAGCACGATTTTGTTGCCGGTGCTGAAGCTGGTCTCTCTGGCAGCAAGCAGTGATTCTCCGTTAGTAGGTAAAGATCTCACAATGACGGCGCTGGTGACAAATCTGGCAGGTGATCCACAGAAGGATGTCGTTGTGGATTTTACTAATGACCGTAAAGAATGGATGACGGAAGCAGCAGATGTTCAAACTGACGCAGAAGGAATAGCCAGAACGATACTCAGGATAGTCCCGGGAAAAGAGCTGGGTGCACCGGGTAATTATGTGGTGACAGCGGCACTGAAGGACAAACCATCAGAGAAGCAGACGAAGGCGATAAGCTGGCAAGTCAACATGGCGGGTGTGCAAATCAAAGAGTTTAAAGCCGCACCAGCCACAACTGAGGTCGGTAAGAAAGTCGCGTTATCTGCTACGGTGCAGGATAACTATGGCAACCCGATACAGAATGTTGAGGTTGAATTCCTGAGTTCGATGGCGAATGGTGCGGTGATGGCCACGTTATCAACCAATGATCATGGGATGGCAACTTATCCTGATTATACGCTGACGCAAGCGGGTGAATACTATCCAGCGGCGCGTGTGGTTGGTAACACTGCAAAGGAGACAAAAGTGACTTTTACCGTTGATGTTGCAGGGGCGCAGGTAACCGAGCTTAAAGCAGACCCGGCATCAGTATCTGCTGGTAAGAGCGTTAAACTGCTGGCAACGGTGCAGGATAAGTACGGTAACCTGGTGAGAAACGGCCAGGCGCGAGTGATCTTTCTGACCAGCAAATCGGGTGCCGCGTTACCAGGCGAGCCTATAGCAACTAATGGCGAGGGAGTGGCGGATTACAGTTACAGCCAGCAGAACAGGGGAGAATATAAACCCGCCGCGCGCGTAGGTAATACGACGGCAAAAGAGGTCACAGTCTGGTTCCTGGGAACGCCATCCATTACAAGCGTTTTCGTCAAACCAGGTGGTCCCATCGCAGCCGGAGACGCATTGCTCGGCAGTTATAGTGGTTTCGACTCACAGGGAACCGGTAGTGATAATTCACGATACCAATGGTACAAGAGAAAACTGGGCACCAGTAACTGGATAGCAATTGACAAATCTGATGCTAAAGAAAAGCTCTTTCGGACGGATGCCACGCTTGCCGGTTTTGAGGTTCAGGTTGGTGTCACGCCTAAAGGCAGTATGCAGAGCACCCTGGGTGAGGAGAAATTCAGCAGTATCGTGAAGGTTTACGGTGTGCCCTCTATTACTTCTGTCAATGTTTCACCGAAAGGTACCATCGCGACCGGTGTTAAAATAACAGCCACTCACGGAGGGTTTGATGGCAAAGGCACGGGTAGTGATGATTCCATGTATCAGTGGTTATACAGAAAGCTGGGTGAAAGCGTATGGACTGAGGTTGGGTACCCTGCAGGGATACAGAAGACGTTCACGCCAAATCAATCATATGGCGGGTATGAAGTGCAGGTACGTGTGACAGCGAAAGGTAGCGAGCAGCCGTCGTTAGGTAACAGGCTGTTCAGTGACGTGATAACTGTCTATGGCACGCCATCAATCGGTTCTGTCGGCACTTCGCCGAATGGAACGGTAACACCGAATGTAAAACTGACAGCTACCTACAGTAGTTTTGATGCCCAGGGGACCGGAAATGACAGTTCTCTTTTTCAGTGGTACAAGAGAAAACAAGGCGATAGTGCCTGGGTTGAAGCTGATAAGTCCGATGCAAAACAGAAGATATTCACACCGGATGACAGATACGTTGGTTTTGAAGTGCGTGTGGGTGTGACACCCAAAGGGAGTTCCCAATCGGTAACTGGCGAGCAGAAGTATAGCGATCCGGTGAAGATCAATAACACTATCGTTCCAGATCCTGGGTTAATTGAAGTCACCTACACAGACGGTGTCACCACAGTGGTTGGCAACCAATTCAGGTCAGATTATGTGGTTACTGCCAGGCAGCAAGGGCAATTGCTCGCTGATATCCCGATATGTTTGCAGTTTAAAGATGATATTTTTCCTCGCGTTTACCAGTCCAGAACCGGTACAAATGGCACGGTACCGATAGTTATAATGTTCGAGCCAGACGCTGTAGGTTTTTATATTAGCATGCAGGTACGTTTTGCATATTGTAAAGATGGTAATGCCAGTATCGCTGATTTCAGCAGAAGTCGCTGGGTGCGAATGTATAATCTATAA
- a CDS encoding type III secretion apparatus InvB, which produces MQFDLAEMLRRSLDKMGYKGEDFQFDSHSTIEIGLENIPSMFLSLIDERVWLWSRLSWMNRDTLDTWGTELWLELQEALPSVVTGQPVLGHGDEGYELKALVDENCFQQEEGFEALLESFFLLCSRLQDRFSRLG; this is translated from the coding sequence ATGCAATTTGACCTCGCAGAGATGCTACGCCGCTCATTAGATAAAATGGGGTATAAAGGCGAAGATTTTCAATTTGATTCTCATTCGACTATAGAAATCGGGCTCGAAAATATTCCCAGCATGTTTTTATCTCTGATTGATGAACGAGTGTGGCTTTGGAGCCGACTAAGCTGGATGAACCGTGACACTCTTGACACATGGGGCACCGAATTGTGGCTTGAGCTGCAGGAGGCACTACCCTCTGTCGTAACGGGACAACCTGTCCTTGGACATGGTGATGAAGGATATGAACTCAAAGCATTGGTTGATGAAAACTGTTTTCAGCAGGAAGAGGGATTCGAAGCATTACTTGAAAGCTTCTTCCTGCTCTGCTCGCGCTTACAAGACCGTTTTAGCCGCCTGGGGTAA
- a CDS encoding FliI/YscN family ATPase — translation MEAPLTRAKLGEICLIQTDTVSDTWRRGQVIGFKPGCAILSLFDDGQGLNGQSRVYPTGQPLCIEIGEHSLGSIYNGAGELCARMVPESPPGQARFITQWRAVDNPVVDPLRRQPITQPFYSGVRTIDGLMTCSKGQRVGIFAAAGAGKSSLLHSLLLRDSAEVIVIALIGERGREVQDFIQHGLNPAQRMKTVVVFATSDAPPIERKNAALVAMTIAEYFRDAGCEVLLLMDSITRYARAIREVGFAAGEPVATSGFPASVFAELPRLLERAGPGTENGVITAFFTILLESQQGHDAIGEEVRSILDGHIYLSTKLAAANHYPAIDVLNSLSRLFSRITSPQQQQTAGILRRALQRLDEVQLLLELGEYQTGNDRFTDKVIEHKATLLAFLQQTSDECEEPAITLEKMQHVAKSFS, via the coding sequence ATGGAAGCCCCCCTGACACGTGCAAAGTTGGGTGAAATTTGTCTGATTCAGACTGATACTGTTAGCGACACCTGGCGGCGGGGCCAGGTTATTGGCTTCAAGCCCGGGTGCGCGATTCTTAGTTTATTCGATGATGGGCAGGGCCTGAATGGCCAGTCACGAGTCTATCCTACCGGCCAGCCATTGTGTATTGAGATTGGAGAACACAGTCTTGGTAGTATTTACAATGGAGCCGGTGAATTATGTGCCCGGATGGTACCGGAGAGCCCTCCTGGCCAGGCGAGATTTATTACGCAATGGCGTGCCGTTGATAATCCAGTTGTAGACCCCTTACGACGCCAACCCATCACCCAACCTTTTTATTCCGGCGTGCGAACGATTGATGGTTTGATGACCTGCAGCAAAGGTCAGCGCGTCGGGATTTTTGCAGCAGCTGGCGCGGGTAAATCATCACTACTCCATTCATTGCTACTAAGAGATAGTGCAGAGGTCATCGTTATTGCACTCATTGGTGAGCGCGGCAGAGAGGTGCAGGACTTTATTCAGCATGGGCTTAATCCGGCACAGAGGATGAAAACGGTTGTTGTTTTCGCCACGTCTGACGCGCCCCCAATTGAAAGAAAGAATGCAGCATTAGTCGCGATGACAATTGCCGAATATTTTCGCGATGCGGGTTGTGAAGTCTTGTTGTTAATGGATTCAATTACACGCTACGCACGCGCCATACGTGAAGTGGGATTTGCCGCTGGCGAGCCGGTTGCAACATCGGGATTTCCTGCATCAGTTTTTGCTGAACTGCCACGTTTACTTGAACGAGCCGGTCCGGGAACAGAGAATGGTGTGATTACCGCATTCTTTACCATCCTGCTTGAGTCCCAGCAAGGCCATGATGCTATTGGTGAAGAAGTGCGTTCTATTCTTGACGGCCATATTTACCTCTCAACAAAACTCGCAGCCGCAAACCACTACCCCGCTATCGATGTACTTAATAGTTTGAGCCGTTTATTTTCCCGTATCACTTCACCACAACAGCAACAGACGGCAGGGATCCTGCGACGAGCGTTGCAGCGGCTGGACGAAGTGCAGTTACTGCTGGAATTGGGTGAATATCAGACCGGGAATGATCGTTTTACCGATAAAGTCATTGAGCATAAAGCTACATTACTGGCATTTCTCCAGCAGACATCTGATGAATGTGAAGAACCCGCAATTACTTTGGAGAAAATGCAACATGTCGCCAAATCTTTTTCATAA
- a CDS encoding ABC transporter ATP-binding protein, with the protein MKMKPNDLLTVTDVRHGFSKAQGQVLILDQVTLTLRENEVVGLLGRSGSGKSTLLRIIAGLINPSGGEVKYQGVPLREPARGIAMVFQTFALFPWLTVMQNVEAGLEAQGIAAAERRRRALEAIDLIGLDGFENAYPRELSGGMRQRVGIARAIVVNPVLLLMDEPFSALDVLTAENLRSDLIALWRSGKMPIKSVLLVTHNIEEAVFMCDRILILSSNPGKVIAEVSIPFSHPRDRLDPQFRRLVDNVYGKMTARLAQGLDRKGLTLGSRLPRVSTNLMAGLLETLVLAPYHGRADMPDIARVQHLEVDELFPVAEALQALGFAEIQEGDIFLTPQGRIFAESDTQRRKMLFADHALRYIPLIALIKAELDERQDHRLARAWFEQVLDKDLSDNAARQTLDTAIQWGRFGEIFSYNDQTSSFSLEDVEF; encoded by the coding sequence ATGAAAATGAAACCCAACGATTTGCTAACGGTAACTGATGTCAGACACGGCTTTTCAAAGGCCCAGGGACAGGTGCTAATTCTCGACCAGGTCACCCTTACACTGCGTGAAAACGAAGTGGTAGGTTTGCTCGGGCGATCGGGGTCTGGCAAATCCACCTTGTTACGTATTATTGCCGGGCTCATAAATCCCTCCGGTGGAGAAGTTAAGTATCAGGGAGTGCCACTCCGGGAACCCGCCAGGGGGATCGCCATGGTATTTCAGACGTTTGCGTTATTCCCGTGGTTAACAGTAATGCAAAATGTTGAAGCCGGACTGGAAGCACAAGGTATTGCGGCTGCTGAGCGTAGACGGCGTGCACTGGAAGCAATAGACCTGATTGGCCTGGATGGTTTCGAAAACGCATATCCGCGCGAGCTTTCTGGTGGTATGCGTCAACGTGTGGGCATCGCGAGGGCGATCGTGGTTAACCCGGTGCTGTTATTGATGGATGAGCCTTTCTCGGCATTAGATGTCTTAACAGCAGAAAATCTGCGCAGCGATTTGATTGCTCTCTGGCGTAGTGGAAAAATGCCAATAAAATCGGTGTTGCTGGTCACCCATAATATTGAAGAAGCTGTGTTTATGTGCGATCGCATTTTGATCTTGTCCTCCAATCCAGGTAAGGTCATCGCCGAAGTGTCCATACCCTTTAGCCACCCTCGTGACCGTCTCGATCCGCAATTTCGTCGTTTGGTTGATAATGTGTATGGCAAGATGACTGCCCGACTGGCTCAGGGGTTGGATCGCAAAGGGCTAACACTTGGGAGTCGGTTGCCACGAGTATCAACTAACCTGATGGCGGGATTACTCGAGACTCTGGTGCTGGCACCTTATCATGGCCGGGCTGATATGCCGGATATTGCACGCGTTCAGCATCTTGAAGTTGATGAGTTATTTCCGGTAGCGGAAGCTTTACAGGCGCTGGGGTTTGCTGAAATTCAGGAGGGGGATATTTTCCTGACCCCACAGGGGCGGATTTTCGCGGAATCAGATACACAGCGGCGAAAAATGTTGTTTGCTGACCATGCGTTGCGCTATATCCCACTTATTGCATTGATTAAAGCTGAACTTGATGAACGCCAGGACCACCGGTTAGCCCGGGCCTGGTTTGAGCAGGTACTGGATAAGGATTTATCTGACAACGCCGCCAGGCAAACTCTGGACACAGCCATCCAGTGGGGCCGTTTTGGGGAGATCTTTTCGTATAATGATCAAACGTCTTCATTCAGTCTTGAAGATGTGGAATTTTGA